A single window of Salvia splendens isolate huo1 chromosome 8, SspV2, whole genome shotgun sequence DNA harbors:
- the LOC121744749 gene encoding probable galacturonosyltransferase 9 — translation MAVAVRGNRVGSGGGSVLRSFFSYRIFVSAMFTLLFLATLSVLLTSHPSHNDSVMDATGNAHVRRSFLAWQSDPVKTRLDLIYNQANNHVALLNAYATYARKLKLEISKQLKMFDDLAQNFSNIQLKQAYRAALFESDGPVDEDVLRQFEKEVKDKVKIARLMIAENKESYDNQLKIQKLKDTIFAVNELLLKAKKNGVFASLIAAKSTPKSLHCLAMRLMEERIAHPEKYVDDEPGPELEDPNLYHYALFSDNVIAISVVVNSTLKNAEEPWKHVFHVVTDRMNYAATKVWFKMRPLQGGAHIEIKAVDDFKFLNPSYAPVLKQLQSAKLRKYYFETRTENTSTDVNNMKYRNPKYLSMLNHLRFYLPELYPKLHKILFLDDDVVVQKDLTALWKIDLDGKVNGAVSTCFGSFHRYSEYLNFSHPLIKQKFSPGACAWAFGMNIFDLDAWRREKCTEQYHYWQDLNEDRSLWKMGTLPAGLVTFYSTTKPLDKAWHVQGLGINPSISMEEIEKAAVIHFSGDMKPWLDIAMNLYKHLWTKYVDNTMDFVQMCNFGM, via the exons ATGGCTGTGGCGGTCCGGGGCAATCGGGTCGGATCGGGCGGCGGATCCGTCCTCCGCAGCTTTTTCAGCTACCGGATCTTCGTTTCCGCCATGTTCACTCTCCTTTTCCtcgctactctctccgtcctccTCACATCTCACCCCTCCCACAACGATTCG GTTATGGATGCTACAGGAAATGCACATGTAAGGCGGAGTTTTCTAGCATGGCAGTCAGATCCGGTGAAGACTAGGTTAGATTTGATATATAACCAGGCAAACAATCATGTTGCATTACTTAATGCATATGCCACCTACGCTAGAAAACTCAAACTTGAGATATCCAAGCAGCTTAAGATGTTTGATGATTTGGCTCAGAATTTCTCTAACATCCAACTGAAGCAGGCTTACCGTGCTGCACTGTTTGAATCTGATGGGCCGGTTGATGAGGATGTCTTGAGGCAGTTTGAGAAGGAGGTAAAAGATAAAGTTAAGATTGCTAGGCTAATGATTGCGGAGAATAAGGAATCATACGACAATCAGTTAAAGATTCAAAAATTGAAGGACACAATATTTGCTGTGAACGAATTGCTTTTGAAGGCCAAGAAAAATGGGGTCTTTGCTAGCTTGATTGCAGCCAAATCAACTCCCAAGAGTTTGCATTGTTTAGCTATGCGGCTTATGGAGGAGAGAATTGCTCATCCTGAAAAGTATGTGGATGATGAGCCTGGCCCTGAGCTTGAAGATCCTAACTTATACCACTATGCTTTGTTTTCTGACAATGTGATTGCAATCTCTGTGGTGGTAAACTCCACCCTTAAGAATGCAGAGGAGCCATGGAAACATGTATTCCATGTTGTTACTGATCGAATGAATTATGCTGCTACTAAGGTTTGGTTTAAGATGAGGCCATTACAAGGGGGAGCTCATATTGAGATCAAGGCAGTGGATGATTTCAAGTTCTTAAATCCTTCATATGCACCTGTGCTTAAGCAGCTTCAATCTGCTAAGTTAAGGAAGTATTACTTTGAGACCAGAACTGAGAACACCTCTACAGATGTAAACAACATGAAGTATAGAAACCCAAAGTATTTATCGATGCTCAATCACCTTCGGTTCTACTTGCCTGAACTCTACCCAAAGCTGCACAAGATTCTATTTCTGGATGATGATGTTGTAGTTCAGAAGGATTTGACTGCCTTGTGGAAAATTGATTTGGATGGGAAGGTTAATGGTGCTGTCAGCACTTGCTTTGGTTCTTTCCATCGTTATTCTGAATATTTAAACTTTTCTCATCCTCTCATCAAGCAGAAGTTTAGTCCCGGAGCTTGTGCTTGGGCTTTTGGCATGAATATTTTTGACCTTGATGCTTGGAGACGGGAGAAATGCACTGAGCAATATCATTATTGGCAGGATTTG AATGAGGATCGTTCGTTATGGAAGATGGGGACTCTACCAGCTGGGCTTGTTACTTTTTACTCAACCACCAAGCCTTTGGATAAAGCTTGGCATGTTCAGGGACTCGGTATCAATCCTAGTATCAGTATGGAGGAAATTGAGAAGGCTGCTGTCATCCATTTCAGCGGAGACATGAAGCCATGGCTGGATATTGCCATGAACCTTTACAAGCATCTGTGGACAAAGTATGTTGATAATACAATGGACTTTGTGCAGATGTGTAATTTTGGCATGTAG